The following coding sequences lie in one Gemmatimonadota bacterium genomic window:
- a CDS encoding DUF3291 domain-containing protein, protein MPRLAFFTFAILRAPRQHPDSASFLAAIDPTNAAAERAEGFLDQSRVDPDTGRHSWGEPVLPSFVAPDDAPQVTRSLSLWQDLETVFAYAYGGQHAESLRQRKAWFRPPEWPSYVAWWVDDAHQPTWAEAVERLEQLHTMGSTPEAFTFKQPFDAEGRPTEVERHRVKRIVEKNGEG, encoded by the coding sequence ATGCCACGCCTTGCCTTCTTCACCTTCGCCATCCTCCGCGCCCCGCGGCAGCATCCCGATTCGGCATCGTTCCTTGCCGCGATCGACCCGACCAACGCAGCCGCAGAACGCGCCGAGGGATTCCTCGACCAGTCACGCGTCGACCCCGACACCGGCCGCCACAGTTGGGGCGAACCGGTGCTGCCGTCGTTCGTCGCGCCCGACGACGCGCCCCAGGTGACCCGGTCGCTCTCGCTCTGGCAGGACCTCGAGACGGTGTTCGCCTACGCCTACGGCGGCCAGCACGCTGAATCACTGCGCCAACGAAAGGCGTGGTTCCGCCCGCCGGAATGGCCATCCTACGTGGCGTGGTGGGTCGACGACGCGCACCAGCCGACCTGGGCCGAGGCGGTGGAGAGGCTGGAGCAATTGCACACGATGGGCTCGACGCCGGAAGCGTTCACCTTCAAGCAGCCGTTTGATGCGGAAGGGAGGCCGACGGAGGTGGAGCGGCATCGGGTGAAGAGGATCGTTGAGAAGAATGGTGAGGGGTGA
- a CDS encoding NUDIX domain-containing protein: MRLPSIGVAVIIERQGRVLLGLRRSTSHGDGCWQFPGGHLEDGESVEECAAREALEETGLVITGPVLGPWTNDRFEAEGKHYVTLYVIAEASGGEPMVLEPTKCAEWRWYDWGALPEPLFLPIRNLLAGGFRHRG; this comes from the coding sequence ATGCGCCTCCCCAGCATTGGCGTCGCCGTCATCATCGAGCGTCAGGGCCGCGTCCTCCTCGGCCTGCGGCGCTCCACGTCGCATGGCGACGGCTGCTGGCAATTCCCGGGTGGGCATCTGGAGGACGGCGAGTCGGTGGAGGAATGCGCCGCACGTGAAGCATTGGAGGAGACCGGGCTCGTCATCACGGGTCCCGTGCTCGGGCCGTGGACCAACGATCGCTTCGAGGCCGAGGGGAAGCACTATGTCACGCTGTACGTGATCGCGGAGGCATCGGGCGGGGAGCCCATGGTGCTGGAGCCGACCAAGTGCGCCGAGTGGCGGTGGTACGACTGGGGGGCGCTGCCGGAGCCGCTCTTCCTGCCGATCCGGAACCTGCTGGCGGGGGGATTCCGCCATCGGGGCTAG